A genomic segment from Tessaracoccus defluvii encodes:
- a CDS encoding proline dehydrogenase family protein, protein MAVTPAPLDVSSAAATARRWAHACRDLPEPPSARLLGDALAQPGGLDFTLAFVDEVMRPEDPRVAAAALARLAASPPDFLPAPLALALRGAAAAPRAALPVARRAFRALVGDLVVDVGGPLPRTLRRLRRGGVRLNLNLLGEAVLGDDHAQQRLARTRRLLELDGVDHVSIKVSAVLGQRSAWGHADAVDQAVRRLRPLYAAAARAGCFVNLDMEEYRDLHLTLDVFRRLLSLPGLERLDAGIAVQTYLRESDLVLAELDAFARRRAAAGGRPIRVRLVKGANLAMELVTAELRGWPSPVLGSKLDTDASFLSALGRCLRPGAVDRLRIGVASHNVFSLAAAHTLARARGVEAGTELEMLAGMAPRLQRVVGAEVGAPRLYVPLVPAAEYGAAVSYLARRLEENAAPENFMSGASRLGSDPAFLEREEARFLAAAAHSPALAAAWVVQERQQAGPGFRNAADTDTTTPSGAAWADAVRGALPARRLGARTTLDSTITTTAQVSTILDRAAREGGAWSAVPAGQRADVLRAVARSLEAVRRRLVTVACDDAGKLPEQADAEVSEAVDFATYYASLATEVVPGARQLPPRVTVVASPWNFPIAIPLGGVAAALAVGSAVVLKPAPSARRVAAVLAESLWDAGVPRGLLQLAVLDDGPLGRDLITDTRVEQVLLTGSAETAELFRTWRPGLPLLAETSGKNAIIVTPAADLDLAAADLVSSAFGHSGQKCSAASLGILVGSVARSARFLDQLVDAAASLRVGTARDPGAQVGPLTEEPGEKLLRGLTQLEPGQRWLLEPHLLGERLWRPGIRAGVRPGSEFHRAEYFGPVLGLMAAPDLATAIAWANDTAFGLTSGIHSLDPTEVQEWLDGVRAGNLYVNRPITGAIVRRQPFGGWKRSVVGPSAKAGGPNHLAALGTWVPTPVAVDPDAHPTDARLARLQREAAAVLDGDALARLGTVLSGDEREARARFGALHDPSGLVAEVNVLRYRPATVTVRVEDATADAVLREAGAAVALGRRPPSPSGASPPVTCGESSSRSACRSPSSTTLPSMRAPSAGSGTSGAATYPSRWAAGST, encoded by the coding sequence ATGGCTGTGACGCCCGCACCACTGGACGTTTCCTCCGCTGCGGCGACCGCGCGGCGGTGGGCCCACGCCTGCCGCGATCTCCCTGAACCTCCGTCCGCCCGACTGCTCGGCGACGCGCTGGCACAGCCCGGCGGGCTGGACTTCACCCTCGCCTTCGTCGACGAGGTCATGAGGCCCGAGGACCCGCGCGTGGCCGCAGCCGCGCTGGCCAGGCTCGCGGCCTCTCCCCCCGACTTCCTGCCCGCGCCGCTGGCCCTGGCTCTCCGCGGCGCCGCCGCCGCTCCCCGCGCCGCCCTCCCCGTGGCCCGGCGGGCGTTCAGGGCCCTGGTGGGAGACCTGGTCGTCGACGTCGGCGGCCCGCTGCCGCGGACCCTGCGACGGCTGCGGCGCGGCGGGGTCCGCCTCAACCTGAATCTCCTCGGCGAGGCCGTCCTCGGCGACGACCACGCACAGCAGCGGCTGGCCCGCACCCGACGGCTGCTCGAGCTGGACGGCGTCGACCACGTCTCCATCAAGGTCTCGGCCGTGTTGGGCCAGCGCTCCGCCTGGGGGCATGCCGACGCCGTCGACCAGGCCGTGCGCCGGCTCCGCCCCCTGTACGCGGCGGCGGCCCGCGCAGGGTGCTTCGTCAACCTCGACATGGAGGAGTACCGCGACCTCCACCTGACCCTCGACGTGTTCCGGCGGCTTCTCTCCCTTCCCGGCCTCGAGCGGCTCGACGCGGGCATCGCCGTGCAGACCTACCTGCGCGAGTCCGACCTGGTGCTCGCGGAGCTCGACGCCTTCGCCAGGCGCAGGGCGGCGGCGGGAGGCCGACCCATCAGGGTCCGCCTGGTCAAGGGCGCCAACCTCGCCATGGAACTCGTCACGGCGGAGCTGCGCGGGTGGCCGTCGCCCGTGCTGGGGTCGAAGCTGGACACGGACGCCTCGTTCCTCTCCGCCCTCGGCCGCTGCCTGCGACCCGGGGCGGTCGATCGGCTGCGGATCGGCGTCGCCAGCCACAACGTCTTCTCGCTCGCCGCCGCGCACACACTCGCCCGCGCCCGGGGCGTGGAAGCCGGCACGGAACTCGAGATGCTGGCGGGCATGGCGCCGCGGCTGCAACGGGTCGTCGGGGCCGAGGTCGGCGCCCCGCGACTGTATGTGCCGCTGGTGCCGGCTGCGGAGTACGGCGCGGCCGTGTCGTACCTGGCGCGCAGGCTCGAGGAGAACGCGGCTCCGGAGAACTTCATGTCCGGGGCCTCCCGGCTCGGCTCCGATCCGGCGTTCCTGGAGCGGGAGGAGGCCAGGTTCCTGGCGGCCGCCGCCCACTCCCCCGCCCTGGCGGCAGCCTGGGTCGTCCAGGAGCGGCAGCAGGCCGGCCCGGGGTTCCGCAACGCGGCCGACACCGACACGACGACGCCCTCAGGCGCCGCCTGGGCCGACGCCGTCCGGGGTGCGCTGCCAGCCCGGCGGCTCGGCGCCCGCACCACCCTCGACTCGACGATCACGACGACGGCGCAGGTGTCGACGATCCTGGACCGGGCCGCACGGGAGGGTGGCGCCTGGTCCGCGGTCCCGGCCGGCCAGCGGGCGGACGTGCTGCGGGCAGTCGCCCGGTCGCTGGAGGCCGTCCGCCGGCGACTCGTCACCGTCGCCTGCGACGACGCGGGCAAGCTGCCGGAGCAGGCCGACGCTGAGGTCTCGGAGGCCGTCGACTTCGCCACCTACTACGCGTCGCTGGCCACCGAGGTCGTCCCCGGCGCCCGTCAGCTGCCGCCGCGGGTGACCGTGGTCGCGTCGCCCTGGAACTTCCCGATCGCGATCCCGTTGGGCGGGGTGGCCGCGGCGTTGGCCGTCGGGTCGGCTGTCGTGCTGAAGCCCGCTCCGTCCGCGCGACGGGTGGCGGCCGTCCTGGCCGAGTCGCTGTGGGACGCGGGCGTCCCCCGCGGGCTCCTGCAGCTCGCCGTCCTCGACGACGGGCCGCTCGGGCGCGACCTGATCACCGACACCCGGGTCGAGCAGGTGCTCCTGACCGGATCCGCCGAGACGGCGGAACTGTTCCGCACCTGGCGGCCCGGCCTCCCGCTGCTGGCGGAGACGTCCGGGAAGAACGCCATCATCGTGACCCCCGCCGCGGATCTCGACCTGGCCGCCGCCGATCTGGTCTCCTCCGCGTTCGGTCACTCCGGTCAGAAGTGCTCCGCCGCCTCGCTGGGCATCCTGGTCGGATCGGTCGCGCGGTCGGCCCGCTTCCTCGACCAGCTGGTCGACGCGGCCGCCTCGCTGCGCGTCGGCACCGCACGCGATCCGGGCGCCCAGGTGGGCCCGCTCACCGAGGAGCCCGGGGAGAAGCTGCTGCGGGGATTGACGCAGCTGGAGCCGGGGCAGCGTTGGCTCCTCGAACCACACCTGCTGGGGGAGCGCCTCTGGCGGCCGGGGATCCGCGCCGGGGTGCGACCGGGCAGCGAGTTCCACCGCGCGGAGTACTTCGGTCCCGTGCTGGGGCTGATGGCGGCACCGGACCTGGCAACCGCCATCGCCTGGGCCAACGACACCGCGTTCGGGCTCACCTCGGGGATCCACTCGTTGGATCCGACGGAGGTGCAGGAGTGGCTCGACGGCGTCCGGGCAGGCAACCTCTACGTCAACCGGCCCATCACGGGCGCCATCGTCCGCCGGCAGCCCTTCGGTGGGTGGAAGCGGTCGGTCGTCGGGCCGTCGGCCAAGGCGGGCGGACCCAACCACCTGGCGGCGCTCGGCACCTGGGTGCCGACACCCGTGGCGGTGGACCCCGACGCCCACCCGACCGACGCCCGCCTCGCCCGCCTCCAGCGGGAGGCCGCGGCCGTCCTTGACGGCGACGCGCTGGCCCGGCTCGGCACCGTCCTCAGCGGCGACGAGCGCGAGGCGCGGGCCAGGTTCGGCGCCCTCCACGACCCGTCGGGCCTGGTCGCCGAGGTCAACGTCCTGCGGTACCGACCCGCGACGGTGACCGTCCGGGTGGAGGATGCCACCGCGGACGCCGTCCTCCGCGAGGCGGGCGCCGCCGTCGCTCTGGGGCGGCGGCCTCCTTCTCCTTCCGGGGCGAGCCCGCCGGTCACCTGCGGAGAGTCCTCGAGTCGGTCGGCCTGCCGGTCTCCGTCGAGCACGACGCTGCCTTCGATGCGGGCGCCGTCGGCAGGATCCGGTACCTCGGGAGCCGCGACGTATCCGTCGCGCTGGGCCGCCGGATCGACGTGA
- a CDS encoding polyribonucleotide nucleotidyltransferase — MEGPGIEFTETVIDNGRHGKHTVRFEAGVLAQQADGSAAVYLDGDTMLLSATTAQKTPRDAIDFFPLTVDVEERMYAAGRIPGSFFRREGRPGEGAILACRLIDRPLRPAFVKGLRNEVQVVVTVLSLNPAVMYDVVAINAASMSTQLAGLPFSGPIGGVRVALIGGDWVAFPTIEQIAASAFQMVVAGRVLPDGDVAIMMVEAGGTEATWELVRGGAVAPTEEIVGQGLEAAKPFIKQLCDAQSELAAKLPRETYDFPVFRDYQDDVFEAVSELASDRIAEAMKIAGKQDRDDATHAIRQDVTEQLAERFAGRGNEISAALKGLTKKIVRHRTLAEQVRIDGRGVTDIRALSAEVAVIPRVHGSALFQRGETQIMGVSTLNMLDMEQKIDTLAPEKTKRYMHNYNFPPFSTGETGRVGSPKRREIGHGALAERALIPVLPTRNEFPYAIRQVSEALGSNGSTSMGSVCASTLSLLNAGVPLKAPVAGIAMGLMSEELDGETKYVALTDILGAEDALGDMDFKVAGTRDFVTALQLDTKLNGIPASELQKALLQARDARHTLLDVMDEAIEGPDEMSPYAPRIISLRIPVDKIGEVIGPKGKIINQIQDETGANIAIEDDGTVYVGAETGEAADAAVAQINAIANPHMPEKGERYLGTVVKLTSFGAFVSLLPGKDGLLHISKLRALAGGKRVEDVEDVLSVGQKLQVEISDIDDRGKLSLAPVVEEAKEEAAAE, encoded by the coding sequence GTGGAAGGACCAGGCATCGAATTCACCGAGACCGTTATTGACAACGGTCGCCACGGTAAGCACACCGTCCGCTTCGAGGCGGGCGTCCTCGCTCAGCAGGCCGACGGCTCCGCCGCCGTCTACCTCGACGGCGACACCATGCTGCTGTCGGCGACGACCGCGCAGAAGACCCCGCGCGACGCCATCGACTTCTTCCCCCTGACCGTCGACGTAGAGGAGCGCATGTACGCCGCGGGTCGCATCCCCGGCTCGTTCTTCCGCCGCGAGGGTCGCCCCGGCGAGGGCGCCATCCTCGCCTGTCGCCTCATCGACCGCCCGCTGCGTCCCGCCTTCGTGAAGGGCCTGCGCAACGAGGTCCAGGTCGTCGTGACTGTCCTGTCGCTGAACCCCGCCGTCATGTACGACGTCGTCGCCATCAACGCCGCGTCGATGTCGACCCAGCTCGCCGGGCTGCCGTTCTCCGGCCCGATCGGCGGCGTCCGCGTCGCCCTGATCGGCGGCGACTGGGTCGCGTTCCCGACCATCGAGCAGATCGCCGCCTCGGCGTTCCAGATGGTCGTCGCGGGCCGCGTCCTGCCCGACGGTGACGTCGCCATCATGATGGTCGAAGCCGGCGGCACGGAGGCCACCTGGGAGCTCGTCCGTGGCGGCGCCGTCGCCCCGACCGAGGAGATCGTCGGCCAGGGCCTCGAGGCCGCCAAGCCGTTCATCAAGCAGCTGTGCGACGCCCAGTCGGAGCTCGCGGCCAAGCTGCCTCGCGAGACCTACGACTTCCCCGTCTTCCGTGACTACCAGGACGACGTGTTCGAGGCTGTCTCGGAGCTCGCCTCCGATCGCATCGCCGAGGCCATGAAGATCGCGGGCAAGCAGGACCGTGACGACGCCACGCACGCCATCCGGCAGGATGTCACCGAGCAGCTGGCCGAGCGCTTCGCCGGCCGCGGCAACGAGATCTCGGCCGCCCTCAAGGGCCTGACCAAGAAGATCGTGCGTCACCGCACCCTCGCCGAGCAGGTCCGCATCGACGGCCGCGGCGTCACCGACATCCGCGCCCTGTCCGCCGAGGTCGCGGTCATCCCGCGCGTGCACGGCTCCGCCCTGTTCCAGCGCGGCGAGACCCAGATCATGGGCGTCTCCACGCTGAACATGCTCGACATGGAGCAGAAGATCGACACGTTGGCGCCGGAGAAGACCAAGCGCTACATGCACAACTACAACTTCCCGCCGTTCTCGACGGGCGAGACCGGCCGCGTCGGCTCCCCGAAGCGGCGTGAGATCGGCCACGGTGCGCTCGCCGAGCGTGCGCTGATCCCCGTGCTGCCCACGCGCAACGAGTTCCCCTACGCGATCCGCCAGGTGTCCGAGGCTCTCGGCTCCAACGGCTCGACCTCCATGGGCTCGGTGTGTGCCTCGACCCTGTCGCTGCTCAACGCCGGCGTGCCGCTGAAGGCCCCCGTGGCCGGCATCGCCATGGGCCTCATGAGCGAGGAACTGGACGGTGAGACGAAGTACGTCGCGCTGACCGACATCCTCGGCGCCGAGGATGCCCTCGGTGACATGGACTTCAAGGTCGCCGGCACGCGTGACTTCGTCACCGCCCTCCAGCTCGACACGAAGCTCAACGGCATCCCCGCCTCCGAGCTCCAGAAGGCCCTGTTGCAGGCCCGCGACGCCCGGCACACGCTGCTCGACGTCATGGACGAGGCCATCGAGGGCCCGGACGAGATGAGCCCCTACGCGCCGCGGATCATCTCGCTGCGCATCCCGGTTGACAAGATCGGCGAGGTGATCGGCCCGAAGGGCAAGATCATCAACCAGATCCAGGACGAGACCGGCGCGAACATCGCGATCGAGGACGACGGCACCGTCTACGTCGGCGCTGAAACCGGCGAGGCGGCCGACGCGGCCGTCGCGCAGATCAACGCGATCGCCAACCCGCACATGCCCGAGAAGGGCGAGCGGTACCTCGGCACCGTCGTGAAGCTGACCAGCTTCGGCGCCTTCGTGTCGCTGCTCCCGGGCAAGGACGGCCTGCTGCACATCTCGAAGCTCCGCGCGCTGGCCGGTGGCAAGCGCGTCGAGGACGTCGAGGACGTGCTCAGCGTCGGCCAGAAGCTCCAGGTGGAGATCTCGGACATCGACGACCGCGGCAAGCTGTCGCTGGCGCCGGTGGTCGAGGAGGCCAAGGAGGAGGCCGCCGCGGAGTGA
- the dapB gene encoding 4-hydroxy-tetrahydrodipicolinate reductase has product MHEIQVGVFGVSGKMGSEVVRAVDRAEGMTIVGGVDLGEPREQLGRAKVAVDFTHPDAVMGNIEWCLERGINMVIGTTGFTQERLETVRGLLDAHPGVGVLIASNFSIGAILMMQFAAKAAPFYPSVEIIELHHPNKADAPSGTAATTARRVGAARDAAGLGPVPDATVHDAGARGAVVDGVHIHGVRLQGLVAHQEVLLGTHGETLTIRHDSFDRVSFMPGVVAAIRHVVDHPGLTLEMEQVLGI; this is encoded by the coding sequence ATGCACGAGATCCAGGTCGGTGTCTTCGGCGTCAGCGGGAAGATGGGCAGCGAGGTCGTCCGGGCGGTGGACCGCGCAGAGGGCATGACCATCGTCGGCGGGGTGGACCTCGGGGAACCCCGCGAACAACTCGGCCGGGCGAAGGTCGCGGTGGACTTCACGCATCCTGACGCCGTGATGGGCAACATCGAGTGGTGCCTGGAGCGGGGCATCAACATGGTCATCGGCACCACGGGCTTCACGCAGGAGCGACTCGAGACGGTCCGCGGTCTCCTGGACGCGCACCCCGGTGTCGGCGTTCTCATCGCCTCGAACTTCTCCATCGGCGCCATCCTGATGATGCAGTTCGCCGCCAAGGCGGCCCCGTTCTACCCGTCCGTCGAGATCATCGAACTGCACCACCCGAACAAGGCTGACGCCCCGTCCGGCACGGCCGCGACGACCGCGCGTCGGGTGGGCGCGGCCCGCGACGCGGCGGGCCTGGGGCCGGTCCCCGATGCCACCGTGCACGACGCAGGAGCCCGCGGCGCCGTGGTCGACGGCGTCCACATCCACGGCGTGCGCCTGCAGGGCCTCGTGGCCCACCAGGAGGTGCTGCTCGGCACCCACGGCGAGACGCTGACGATCCGGCACGACTCGTTCGACAGGGTCTCCTTCATGCCCGGCGTCGTCGCCGCCATCCGCCACGTCGTCGACCACCCCGGGCTCACCCTCGAGATGGAGCAGGTGCTCGGCATCTGA
- a CDS encoding NAD-dependent succinate-semialdehyde dehydrogenase — MDTESLLARVPVGQFIGGRFRPSRDTFAVRNPASGAVIARVGDGDQEDARAALDAACAAGPAWASTEPRHRAEILRRAFELILERGDDFAALMTLEMGKPLAESRGEVAYGAEFFRWFAEETCRVEGRWTTAPSGSNRLLTMKQPVGPVYAITPWNFPLAMGTRKLGPALAAGCTAVIKPAQLTPLTMLYLMATLRDAGVPDGVVNCITSTDSGAVSAPILTDPRLRKLTFTGSTEVGRALLRQAADGVLRTSMELGGNAPFLVLGDADVDAAVAGAMPAKFRNNGEACTAANRFYVHRDRVDEFTSKLVAAVEGLVVGDGMVETTTLGPLIDDAAVAKVTRLVDDAVAKGARVLTGGGAPERPGHFYRPTVLTDVPRDADVLREEIFGPVAPIVTVDGDEEAIALANDSEFGLMAYVYSRDIGRVVRAAERLESGMVAVNTGVVSNPAAPFGGVKASGLGREGSHEGLDEYLETKYLGISLE, encoded by the coding sequence ATGGACACCGAATCGCTCCTGGCCCGCGTGCCGGTCGGACAGTTCATCGGCGGCCGGTTCCGGCCGTCCCGGGACACGTTCGCCGTCCGTAACCCGGCCAGCGGCGCCGTCATCGCCCGCGTCGGGGACGGCGACCAGGAGGACGCCAGGGCCGCCCTCGACGCCGCCTGCGCCGCGGGACCCGCCTGGGCTTCCACTGAGCCCCGCCACCGCGCAGAGATCCTGCGCCGTGCCTTCGAGCTGATCCTCGAACGCGGCGACGACTTCGCCGCGCTCATGACCCTGGAGATGGGCAAGCCGCTGGCCGAGTCGCGCGGCGAGGTCGCCTACGGGGCCGAGTTCTTCCGCTGGTTCGCGGAGGAGACGTGCCGCGTGGAGGGGCGCTGGACCACCGCGCCGTCGGGTAGCAACCGCCTGCTGACCATGAAGCAGCCCGTCGGCCCCGTGTACGCCATCACCCCGTGGAACTTTCCGCTGGCCATGGGCACCCGCAAGCTCGGTCCGGCGCTCGCCGCGGGCTGCACCGCCGTCATCAAACCGGCCCAGCTCACCCCGCTCACGATGCTGTACCTGATGGCGACCCTGCGCGACGCGGGCGTCCCCGATGGCGTCGTGAACTGCATCACCTCGACCGACTCCGGGGCCGTCTCCGCACCCATCCTGACCGATCCCCGGCTCCGGAAGCTCACATTCACGGGTTCCACGGAGGTGGGTCGCGCGCTCCTGCGGCAGGCCGCAGACGGTGTGCTGCGCACGTCGATGGAGCTCGGCGGCAACGCGCCCTTCCTGGTGCTGGGCGACGCAGACGTGGACGCCGCCGTCGCCGGGGCCATGCCCGCCAAGTTCCGCAACAACGGGGAGGCCTGCACGGCCGCGAACCGGTTCTACGTGCACCGCGACCGCGTCGACGAGTTCACCTCCAAGCTGGTCGCCGCGGTCGAGGGCCTCGTCGTCGGCGACGGCATGGTCGAAACGACGACGCTCGGCCCGCTGATCGACGACGCCGCCGTCGCCAAGGTGACGCGGCTGGTGGACGACGCCGTGGCGAAGGGTGCGCGCGTGCTGACCGGCGGGGGAGCTCCTGAGCGTCCCGGACACTTCTACCGCCCCACGGTGCTCACGGACGTCCCCCGCGACGCCGACGTGCTGCGGGAGGAGATCTTCGGCCCCGTGGCGCCGATCGTCACGGTCGACGGCGACGAGGAGGCCATCGCCCTGGCCAACGACTCCGAGTTCGGCCTGATGGCCTACGTGTACTCCCGCGACATCGGCCGCGTCGTCCGCGCGGCCGAAAGGCTCGAGAGCGGGATGGTGGCGGTCAACACAGGCGTCGTGTCGAACCCGGCCGCCCCGTTCGGGGGAGTGAAGGCCTCGGGCCTGGGCCGCGAGGGCTCCCACGAGGGGCTGGACGAGTACCTGGAGACCAAGTACCTCGGCATCAGCCTGGAGTGA
- a CDS encoding GNAT family N-acetyltransferase, whose amino-acid sequence MPPEALSAVPADVATRAWHEAIVKPPLAHCRVLVAVGDAGVVGFAVTGPSGEPDRENADGTIAEFIVDPKHRRKGHGSRLMNAAVDTLRTDGFEVAVFWARAADDALRSFLVGCGWAADGAHQEVGVDEDGEHVKLVRLHTRIAAD is encoded by the coding sequence ATGCCCCCGGAGGCGCTCTCCGCGGTGCCCGCCGACGTGGCCACCCGTGCCTGGCACGAGGCCATCGTGAAGCCGCCGCTGGCCCACTGCAGGGTGCTGGTCGCCGTCGGCGACGCGGGGGTGGTCGGCTTCGCCGTCACGGGCCCCAGCGGGGAGCCGGACCGTGAGAACGCCGACGGCACGATCGCCGAGTTCATCGTCGACCCGAAGCACCGCAGGAAGGGGCACGGCTCACGGCTCATGAACGCCGCGGTCGACACGCTGCGCACCGACGGCTTCGAGGTCGCGGTGTTCTGGGCGCGCGCGGCCGACGACGCCCTGCGGTCCTTTCTCGTGGGCTGCGGCTGGGCCGCCGACGGCGCGCACCAGGAGGTGGGCGTCGACGAGGACGGCGAGCACGTCAAGCTGGTGCGGCTGCACACCCGCATCGCGGCCGACTGA
- the rplU gene encoding 50S ribosomal protein L21, which produces MYAIVRNGGRQHKVAVGDVLDIDLVSEEVGGTVTLQPLLLVDGDKITSDAKGLGKVSVTAEVLGEIKGPKIRILKYKNKTGYKKRQGHRQRYTQVKFTGIKA; this is translated from the coding sequence GTGTACGCGATCGTGCGCAACGGTGGCCGTCAGCACAAGGTAGCTGTCGGCGACGTCCTGGACATCGATCTGGTGTCCGAAGAGGTCGGCGGTACCGTCACCCTGCAGCCGCTGCTGCTGGTCGACGGCGACAAGATCACCTCTGACGCCAAGGGCCTCGGCAAGGTGAGTGTCACCGCCGAGGTTCTGGGTGAGATCAAGGGTCCGAAGATCCGGATCCTGAAGTACAAGAACAAGACCGGCTATAAGAAGCGCCAGGGGCACCGTCAGCGGTACACCCAGGTCAAGTTCACCGGAATCAAGGCCTGA
- the rpmA gene encoding 50S ribosomal protein L27 yields the protein MATKKGASSTRNGRDSNAQRLGVKRFGGQAVGAGEILVRQRGTHFHPGDGVGRGKDDTLFALVEGQVEFGVKRGRRVVNVVSAA from the coding sequence ATGGCAACCAAGAAGGGCGCGTCCTCGACGCGCAACGGTCGTGATTCCAACGCTCAGCGCCTCGGCGTGAAGCGCTTCGGTGGCCAGGCTGTCGGCGCGGGCGAGATCCTCGTGCGTCAGCGTGGCACCCACTTCCACCCGGGTGACGGCGTCGGCCGCGGCAAGGACGACACCCTGTTCGCGCTGGTCGAGGGCCAGGTGGAGTTCGGCGTGAAGCGCGGTCGCCGCGTGGTCAACGTCGTCTCCGCCGCCTGA
- the obgE gene encoding GTPase ObgE yields the protein MAIPSFVDRVKLTVQAGNGGHGCASVHREKFKPLGGPDGGNGGEGGSVVLRVDDSLSTLVDYHRQSVRKATNGQPGKGDMQHGPRGESIVLAVPTGTVVTDATTGEVLADLTVDGSELVVARGGRGGLGNAALATAARKAPGFALLGEEGESRVIQLELKVVADVGLVGFPSAGKSSLIAAISRARPKIADYPFTTLVPNLGVVLAGEVTYTVADVPGLIEGASEGRGLGFDFLRHIERCQAIVHVIDLGTYEPGRDPVSDLEIIEAELAAHGGLEDRHRLIALNKVDLPDAHEMAAIAREELQRFGHPIFEISTKTGEGLNALKFAMADVVAKRRAELPPAAPAQVLRPRPVGSRRGSQAEPDFTIVKKGDGEGGFIWRVRGEKPERWIRQTDFNNAEAVGYLADRFTRLGIETKLLEIGARPGDAVAIGGEDAVVFDFAPQIESGAEILARRGEDTRLETERPAATRRKRMDAEYHAAKAAGIDFATSGYEAEDEEG from the coding sequence ATGGCTATTCCTTCCTTCGTAGACCGCGTCAAGCTGACCGTCCAGGCCGGCAACGGCGGGCACGGCTGCGCCTCCGTCCACCGCGAAAAATTCAAGCCGCTCGGCGGCCCCGACGGCGGCAACGGCGGCGAGGGCGGTTCCGTCGTCCTGCGTGTCGACGACTCGCTGTCCACCCTGGTCGACTACCACCGTCAATCGGTGCGGAAGGCGACCAACGGCCAACCGGGCAAGGGTGACATGCAGCACGGCCCGCGTGGCGAGAGCATCGTGCTGGCCGTGCCGACCGGCACCGTCGTCACCGATGCGACCACCGGCGAGGTCCTCGCCGACCTGACCGTCGACGGCTCGGAACTGGTCGTCGCCCGCGGAGGCCGCGGCGGACTCGGCAACGCGGCGCTCGCGACCGCGGCCAGGAAGGCGCCCGGCTTCGCCCTGCTCGGCGAGGAGGGCGAATCCCGCGTCATCCAGCTTGAGCTGAAGGTCGTCGCAGACGTCGGCCTCGTCGGGTTCCCGTCCGCCGGCAAGTCGTCGCTGATCGCCGCGATCTCCAGGGCGAGGCCGAAGATCGCCGACTACCCGTTCACCACGCTGGTGCCCAACCTGGGGGTGGTCCTCGCGGGTGAGGTCACCTACACCGTCGCCGACGTGCCCGGCCTCATCGAGGGGGCCTCGGAGGGACGCGGCCTCGGCTTCGACTTCCTGCGCCACATCGAGCGCTGCCAGGCCATCGTGCACGTCATCGACCTGGGCACCTACGAGCCCGGCAGGGACCCGGTCAGCGACCTCGAGATCATCGAGGCCGAGCTGGCCGCCCACGGTGGGCTCGAGGACCGGCACCGGCTGATCGCGCTGAACAAGGTGGACCTGCCGGACGCGCACGAGATGGCGGCCATCGCGCGCGAGGAACTCCAGCGCTTCGGTCACCCGATCTTCGAGATCTCGACCAAGACCGGCGAGGGCCTGAACGCGCTGAAGTTCGCGATGGCCGACGTCGTCGCCAAGCGTCGCGCCGAGCTTCCGCCGGCCGCACCCGCGCAGGTGCTGCGTCCGCGGCCGGTCGGTTCCCGCCGCGGCTCCCAGGCCGAGCCCGATTTCACCATCGTGAAGAAGGGGGACGGCGAGGGCGGCTTCATCTGGCGCGTGCGCGGCGAGAAGCCCGAGCGCTGGATCCGGCAGACCGACTTCAACAACGCGGAGGCCGTCGGCTACCTGGCCGACCGGTTCACCCGGCTCGGCATCGAGACGAAGCTGCTGGAGATCGGTGCCCGTCCCGGCGATGCCGTCGCGATCGGCGGCGAGGACGCCGTCGTCTTCGACTTCGCGCCGCAGATCGAGTCCGGCGCCGAGATCCTGGCCCGCCGCGGCGAGGACACACGTCTGGAGACCGAGCGTCCTGCCGCGACGCGACGCAAGCGCATGGACGCGGAGTACCACGCGGCGAAGGCAGCAGGCATCGACTTCGCGACCTCGGGATATGAGGCCGAGGACGAGGAAGGGTGA